A single window of Saccharomyces kudriavzevii IFO 1802 strain IFO1802 genome assembly, chromosome: 16 DNA harbors:
- the TBF1 gene encoding Tbf1p (similar to Saccharomyces cerevisiae TBF1 (YPL128C); ancestral locus Anc_8.630) produces MDSQLPNNNESMNRFNDIIQSLPARTRLTICSLCLLDNISTQLLRFLILNANSPNIIAVLTDQTAFLSSGETEIFQTLVKLFKQIRMIYHTRSPLLSVHDVAPGLWFPNSPPPLILRGHEAFIITAIRKANLLIFLLTSLNCLNYGFELLQSIFLDIFCPNTNTVGNNSLEQSGKFLKSQAILYLDLKTQAYIAGLKEFQDETNEISLVKKQELLDLIFPSNLADILVQRRTGDSGDVALLTPSEKDFVERCDRRRENLKIVQDFNSLTQSYEWAQFIRELLDYCNKNMGLIIWGRKGRGKSPLYDYDANEFDPQVLFSTGTRTLDFMDDQSQPNNASAFLSSARPSHYDSQASSTDAPSKNPAITQSIVDAAVAASMSNSGSGPNSAHNNGNGSNNNGSIGLRKPKAKRTWSKEEEEALVEGLKEVGPSWSKILDLYGPGGKITENLKNRTQVQLKDKARNWKLQYLKSGKPLPEYLIKVTGNLEKIYKAKKKFSQSPNSSTIMEPNLSQRPSSGASTTHDGAQAHQDNSHAQNNDNMPSNGLFGSSTSDNTGFDPHLEDGM; encoded by the coding sequence ATGGATTCGCAACTGCCTAATAACAACGAAAGCATGAACCGCTTTAATGACATCATTCAAAGTCTACCCGCAAGAACTAGGCTGACTATATGCTCTCTATGTCTTTTGGACAACATCTCCACCCAGCTGCTGAGGTTTCTCATCCTGAACGCCAACTCCCCCAATATTATAGCAGTCTTGACCGACCAGACAGCCTTTCTGAGCTCAGGCGAGacagaaatttttcaaacacTAGTCAAACTTTTTAAGCAGATCAGAATGATCTACCACACGAGATCTCCCCTGCTGTCAGTTCATGACGTGGCGCCCGGTCTGTGGTTCCCCAATTCCCCTCCTCCTCTTATACTAAGAGGCCACGAAGCCTTCATCATTACCGCCATAAGAAAGGCCAATCTGCTGATATTTCTATTGACATCGCTGAATTGTCTTAACTACGGGTTCGAATTGCTGCAGTCGATATTCCTCGATATTTTCTGTCCGAACACAAATACTGTGGGAAACAATTCCCTGGAGCAAAGCGGGAAATTTTTAAAGTCGCAAGCTATCCTATATCTCGATCTGAAAACACAGGCCTATATTGCCGGCCTGAAAGAGTTCCAGGACGAGACGAACGAGATCTCTTTGGtgaaaaaacaagagcTACTGGACTTGATCTTCCCATCCAATCTGGCCGATATTCTCGTGCAAAGAAGAACGGGTGATTCAGGGGACGTTGCGCTTTTAACTCCGTCAGAAAAGGACTTTGTCGAAAGATGTGATCGTCGTAGGGAAAATCTGAAGATCGTTCAAGATTTCAACTCTTTGACCCAAAGCTACGAATGGGCTCAATTTATCAGAGAATTGCTAGATTATTGTAATAAGAATATGGGTCTCATTATATGGGGAAGAAAGGGTCGTGGCAAATCACCATTATACGACTACGATGCCAATGAGTTTGATCCTCAAGTGCTCTTCTCCACCGGGACCAGGACTCTAGACTTTATGGATGACCAAAGCCAGCCCAATAACGCGTCTgcatttttgtcatctgCCCGCCCGAGCCACTATGACAGTCAAGCATCCTCAACAGATGCgccttcaaaaaatcctgCCATCACTCAGTCTATTGTGGATGCCGCTGTTGCGGCCTCGATGAGCAATAGCGGTTCTGGTCCCAACTCCGCTCATAACAATGGTAATGGCAGCAACAATAATGGCAGTATCGGCTTAAGGAAACCAAAGGCAAAGCGAACTTGGTccaaagaggaagaggaagcaCTCGTAGAAGGTCTCAAAGAAGTTGGTCCATCATGGTCCAAGATCCTCGATTTATACGGTCCCGGTGGTAAAATTACtgagaatttgaagaacagaACACAGGTTCAGTTGAAGGACAAAGCCCGTAATTGGAAACTACAATACTTAAAGAGCGGTAAACCGTTGCCCGAGTATTTAATAAAAGTGACAGGTAATCTGGAAAAAATCTATAAagcgaagaagaaattttccCAATCCCCAAATTCGTCTACTATTATGGAACCGAACTTATCCCAACGTCCCTCATCGGGTGCATCTACTACTCACGATGGCGCTCAAGCTCACCAGGACAATTCTCATGCCCAAAATAACGATAATATGCCTTCTAATGGGCTTTTTGGTAGCAGCACTTCCGACAACACCGGATTTGACCCCCATTTAGAAGATGGAATGTAA
- the TAF14 gene encoding TATA-binding protein-associated factor TAF14 (similar to Saccharomyces cerevisiae TAF14 (YPL129W); ancestral locus Anc_8.633), whose translation MVATVKRTIRIKTQQHILPDVPPVENFPVRQWSIEIVLLDEEGKEIPATIFDKVVYHLHPTFANPNRTLTDPPFRIEEQGWGGFPLDISVFLLEKAGERKIPHDLNFLQESYEVEHVIQVPLNKPLLSEELAKSGSVEETTANANTAGKRKTTTSTNTEPKAKRAKTGSASTVKGSVDLEKLAFGLTKLNEDDLVGVVQMVTDNKTPEMNVTNNVEEGEFIIDLYSLPEGLLKSLWDYVKKNTE comes from the exons ATGGTAGCA ACAGTAAAAAGAACTATCCGCATAAAGACCCAACAACATATCCTACCAGACGTTCCACCAGTAGAGAATTTCCCTGTTCGCCAATGGAGTATAGAGATAGTATTATtagatgaagaaggtaaAGAAATTCCAGCGACAATTTTCGATAAAGTTGTTTACCATCTGCACCCAACTTTCGCTAATCCTAATAGAACGCTTACTGATCCACCGTTCAGGATTGAGGAACAAGGATGGGGCGGTTTTCCATTAGATATAAGCGTTTTCTTGTTAGAGAAAGCAGGTGAACGTAAAATACCACATGatttaaattttcttcaagagaGTTATGAGGTTGAACATGTCATTCAAGTTCCTCTCAATAAACCACTTTTAAGCGAAGAACTTGCGAAAAGTGGGTctgttgaagaaacaaCAGCCAATGCAAACACTGCtgggaaaagaaaaaccaCTACAAGTACAAACACCGAACCAAAGGCGAAGAGGGCTAAGACTGGCAGTGCATCCACCGTGAAGGGCAGTGTGGACTTAGAGAAATTAGCATTCGGATTGACTAAGctaaatgaagatgactTGGTTGGCGTTGTTCAAATGGTTACTGACAACAAGACACCTGAAATGAATGTGACGAATaatgttgaagaaggtgaatTTATAATTGATTTGTATAGTTTACCTGAAGgattattgaaaagtttatgGGATTACGTCAAGAAAAACACTGAGTAA
- the HHO1 gene encoding histone H1 (similar to Saccharomyces cerevisiae HHO1 (YPL127C); ancestral locus Anc_8.629), with protein MAPKKTSTKTMNKGKKPATSKGKEKPIIKTAVKKVAAKKEEPSSKSYRELIMEGLTTLKERKGSSRPALKKFIKENYPIVGSSSNFDLYFNNAIKKGVEVGDFEQPKGPAGALKLAKKKSPEVKKGKDTSPKPKAAAAAAAAVTTTTASKMKTASKKQAPKKVVKKKSPIVATKKASSPSSLTYKEMILKSMPELNDGKGSSRIVLKKYVKDTFLSKLKASPNFDYLFNSAIKKCVENGELVQPKGPSGVIKLSKKKAKLST; from the coding sequence ATGGCACCCAAGAAAACCAGCACTAAGACCATGAATAAGGGCAAGAAGCCCGCAACGAGCAAAGGCAAGGAGAAGCCGATTATCAAGACCGCTGTCAAGAAGGTTGCGGCAAAAAAGGAGGAACCATCCTCCAAGAGTTACAGAGAGCTGATCATGGAAGGACTTACGACTTTGAAGGAACGTAAGGGTTCCAGTCGTCCCGCCCTCAAAAAGTTCATTAAGGAGAACTATCCAATAGTCGGTTCCTCTAGCAACTTCGATTTGTACTTCAACAATGCCATTAAGAAGGGCGTTGAGGTTGGCGATTTTGAACAGCCAAAGGGTCCTGCTGGAGCTTTGAAACTggccaagaagaaatctcCAGAAGTaaagaaagggaaagaTACCAGCCCAAAGCCCAAGGCAGCAGCAGCcgcagcagcagcagtcACGACTACAACAGCGTCAAAAATGAAGACCGCATCCAAGAAGCAAGCGCCAAAGAAAGtagtgaagaagaaatcgcCTATCGTGGCCACCAAAAAGGCATCATCGCCTTCTTCATTGACCTACAAGGAAATGATCCTAAAGAGCATGCCCGAACTCAATGATGGTAAGGGCTCCAGCCGTATTGTTCTCAAGAAGTACGTCAAGGACACCTTCTTATCCAAATTGAAAGCCAGTCCAAATTTTGACTACTTATTCAATAGCGCTATCAAGAAATGTGTTGAAAACGGTGAATTGGTACAGCCAAAGGGCCCATCCGGCGTTATTAAACtgagcaagaaaaaggcTAAACTATCCACctga
- the RPL5 gene encoding 60S ribosomal protein uL18 (similar to Saccharomyces cerevisiae RPL5 (YPL131W); ancestral locus Anc_8.639) → MVFQKDAKSSAYSSRFQTPFRRRREGKTDYYQRKRLVTQHKAKYNTPKYRLVVRFTNKDIICQIISSTITGDIVLAAAYSHELPRYGITHGLTNWAAAYATGLLIARRALQKLGLDETYKGVEEVEGEYELTEAVEDGPRPFKVFLDIGLQRTTTGARVFGALKGASDGGLYVPHSENRFPGWDFESEEIDPELLRSYIFGGHVSQYMEELADDDEERFSELFKGYLADDIDADSLEDIYTSAHEAIRADPAFKPTEKKFTKEQYAAESKKFRQTKLSREERVARVAAKIAALAGQ, encoded by the coding sequence ATGGTTTTCCAAAAAGACGCTAAGTCCTCTGCTTACTCCTCTCGTTTCCAAACTCctttcagaagaagaagagaaggtAAGACTGATTACTACCAAAGAAAGAGATTGGTCACCCAACACAAGGCCAAGTACAACACTCCAAAGTACAGATTAGTTGTCAGATTCACCAACAAGGACATTATCTGTCAGATCATCTCTTCTACCATCACTGGTGACATTGTCTTAGCTGCCGCTTACTCCCATGAACTACCAAGATACGGTATTACCCATGGTTTGACTAACTGGGCTGCTGCTTACGCTACTGGTTTGTTGATCGCCAGAAGAGCCTTGCAAAAGTTGGGTTTGGACGAAACTTACAAGGgtgttgaagaagttgaaggTGAATATGAATTGACCGAAGCTGTCGAAGATGGTCCACGTCCATTTAAGGTCTTCTTGGACATTGGTTTGCAAAGAACCACCACTGGTGCTAGAGTTTTTGGTGCTCTAAAGGGTGCTTCTGATGGTGGTTTGTACGTTCCTCACTCTGAAAACAGATTCCCAGGTTGGGACTTcgaaagtgaagaaatcGACCCAGAATTATTGAGATCTTACATCTTCGGTGGTCACGTTTCCCAATACATGGAAGAATTGgccgatgatgatgaagaaagattCTCTGAATTATTCAAGGGTTACTTGGCTGACGACATTGATGCCGACTCTTTGGAAGACATTTACACATCTGCTCACGAAGCCATCAGAGCTGACCCAGCTTTCAAGCCaactgaaaagaaattcacCAAGGAACAATATGCTGCTGAATCCAAGAAGTTCAGACAAACCAAGTTGTCCAGGGAAGAAAGAGTTGCTCGTGTTGCTGCCAAGATCGCTGCTTTGGCCGGTCAATAA
- the SPO19 gene encoding Spo19p (similar to Saccharomyces cerevisiae SPO19 (YPL130W) and YOR214C; ancestral locus Anc_8.634), giving the protein MRKQILLVAAQSILCSTVFGERTNAGLSTEELGGDSILYFNEEPIVVEIDKNSIDKKALEHLANTRNVVLTDLPETLEFIDVNEYAKIKAKSDMLLEYINEYEFDDFEGSSEGGLDEEEEEDLIYDFNVQAKDTDKFNKNVYEAVIEKDIVDVYDNNLTNSTTIESSTTIDAYKTFHSYVASSTPYSNVSISDEDYDNAGAYLTPTTVALAVMLTILLFIQTY; this is encoded by the coding sequence atgaGGAAGCAAATACTATTGGTTGCAGCTCAAAGCATTCTATGTTCCACTGTTTTTGGTGAACGAACCAACGCAGGGCTTTCCACCGAAGAATTAGGGGGTGATTCGATTCTATATTTTAACGAAGAGCCTATCGTTGTAGAAATCGACAAGAATTCGATAGACAAGAAGGCTCTGGAACATTTGGCAAACACGAGAAATGTTGTTCTTACTGATTTACCAGAAACTCTTGAGTTTATAGATGTCAATGAATATgcaaaaatcaaagcaaAATCGGATATGCTACTCGAATATATCAATGAATacgaatttgatgactttGAAGGAAGTTCCGAGGGCGGCCttgatgaggaagaagaagaggacTTAATTTATGACTTTAATGTTCAAGCAAAGGACACGGATAAGTTTAACAAAAATGTTTATGAAGCTGTTatagaaaaagatattGTTGACGTTTACGATAATAATCTCACTAATTCGACGACAATAGAGTCATCTACTACTATTGATGCCTACAAGACGTTCCACTCTTACGTCGCTTCTTCTACTCCTTATTCGAATGTTTCAATATCAGATGAAGATTACGATAATGCAGGCGCCTATTTGACACCAACAACAGTGGCTTTGGCAGTAATGCTAACCATCTTATTATTTATACAGACCTACTAA
- the NAN1 gene encoding Nan1p (similar to Saccharomyces cerevisiae NAN1 (YPL126W); ancestral locus Anc_8.626), protein MTQSLGIEQYKLSVVSGGKPTLNSFSSVTGNKNIARLSHDQQNYVIPFNNQIKVYSVETRQCVKTLKFANNPVLSGIFLQEQDDNESIVKILLGDITASQQENAHLITVFTKNGHVVVLNYKGKLIESPKHFKICLENEELSNVFHSKGNYRILTTFKDPKQQTHNCLQSARLYGLTFDETKAQFDLTHQTEWNNIILSNTSSNGKLLAYMCKDASTKDQEQKSISVVSLFDDSVNLNFPLSSVLSSQTQSLSSNTRYVSSMAVDNMGEQLAIGFASGVISIVNLADLQIRLLKWHIDSVLSLAFSHDGSYLLSGGWEKVMSLWQLATNSQQFLPRLNGIIIDCQVLGPQGNFYSLILQMTENTSNADYQFLLLSASDLNSKLSINGPLPVFNSTIKHIQQPISAVNTKNSNSVTSLNHSKKKQLRKLIKSKRQDFTTHVEINPINKNLYFPHISAVQIFDFYKNEQINYQYLTSGVNNSMGKVRFELNLQDPIITDLKFTRDGQWMITYEIEYPPNDLLSSKDLTHILKFWTKNDNETNWNLKTKVVNPHGLSVPITKIMPSPRSINNSQGCLTADNNGGLKYWSFDSHESNWCLKKISLPNFNHFSNSVSLAWSQDGSLIFHGFDDKLQILDFDTFKKFESLENTKTVSEFTLDSEIQTIKLINDTFLIVATRTTLNAINLLQGRIISSFDLYPFVNGVYKNGHLDRLITCDEKTGNIALVINQQLTDSEGAPTTDYKSRIIIFDSNLSTKLGNFTHHEYVSWIGWNYDTDFIFLDIESTLGVVGTTVNTQLSDEVNNEGILDGLVNTTTVTSTSNNDVFAEQLSQLSSRCRKSDTNDKNANGNDEDEEDITLDFINGEKKDKLINMNSFTSMFDNIQNVQMDTFFDRVMKVIT, encoded by the coding sequence ATGACGCAATCCCTGGGAATCGAGCAGTATAAATTGTCGGTCGTGTCCGGTGGGAAACCCACTTTGAATAGTTTTAGTTCGGTGACCGGTAATAAGAACATCGCCCGTTTATCACACGATCAACAGAACTACGTCATCCCCTTCAATAACCAGATCAAAGTATACTCTGTCGAGACCAGGCAATGTGTTAAGACGCTGAAGTTTGCCAACAACCCCGTGCTGTCGGGAATCTTCCTGCAGGAGCAAGACGATAATGAGTCCATTGTGAAGATTCTGCTGGGCGATATAACCGCTTCACAACAAGAGAATGCTCATCTGATCACCGTATTCACCAAGAATGGTCATGTGGTTGTTCTGAACTATAAGGGGAAACTGATCGAGTCTCCCAAGCACTTCAAGATCTgcttggaaaatgaagagcTTTCCAATGTATTCCATAGCAAGGGTAACTACAGGATTTTAACCACGTTCAAGGACCCCAAGCAACAGACGCACAATTGCTTGCAGTCTGCTAGATTGTACGGGCTAACATTTGATGAAACAAAGGCGCAATTTGACTTGACTCACCAAACAGAATGGAACAACATCATATTGTCAAATACTTCCTCCAATGGCAAATTGTTGGCATACATGTGCAAAGACGCCTCAACGAAAGaccaagaacaaaaatctaTCTCAGTTGTTTCACTTTTCGACGACTCCGTAAACTTGAACTTTCCTCTCAGTTCCGTCCTTTCTTCACAAACTCAGTCTCTGTCCTCCAATACAAGATACGTTTCTAGCATGGCTGTGGACAATATGGGCGAACAATTGGCCATTGGGTTCGCCTCAGGGGTTATCAGTATTGTAAACCTGGCTGATTTGCAAATTAGATTGCTCAAATGGCACATCGACTCCGTTCTTTCGCTAGCATTCTCCCACGATGGGTCCTATTTGTTATCTGGTGGTTGGGAAAAAGTTATGAGTTTATGGCAATTGGCTACAAACTCTCAACAATTCTTACCCCGCTTGAACGGTATTATAATCGACTGCCAAGTATTGGGACCACAAGGTAACTTCTATTCTTTAATCTTACAAATGACTGAGAACACCTCGAACGCAGATTACCAATTCTTACTCTTAAGCGCTTCTGATTTAAATTCTAAGTTATCGATTAATGGTCCACTACCGGTGTTCAATAGTACCATAAAGCATATTCAGCAACCAATCTCTGCTGTCAATACTAAGAACTCTAATTCAGTTACCTCTCTTAATCACtccaagaagaaacagTTAAGAAAACTAATTAAGTCGAAAAGACAAGATTTCACCACACATGTGGAAATAAACCCAATTAACAAGAATTTATACTTCCCACACATCTCCGCTGTTCAGATTTTTGActtttacaaaaatgaGCAAATTAATTATCAATATTTGACATCAGGTGTCAATAATTCTATGGGTAAAGTTAGGTTTGAATTAAATTTACAAGACCCAATAATAACTGATTTGAAGTTTACCAGAGATGGGCAGTGGATGATTACAtatgaaattgaatatcCGCCAAACGATCTTTTGTCTTCCAAGGATTTAACCCATATCCTGAAGTTCTGGACTaaaaatgacaatgaaACAAACTGGAATTTAAAGACAAAAGTGGTAAATCCACATGGGTTGAGTGTCCCTATCACCAAAATCATGCCTTCTCCAAGATCAATCAATAATAGTCAAGGCTGTTTAACGGCAGATAACAATGGTGGGTTGAAGTATTGGTCATTCGACTCTCATGAGAGTAATTGGTgcctgaagaaaatttcattacCAAACTTCAATCACTTCAGTAATTCTGTTTCGTTGGCTTGGTCTCAAGATGGCTCACTGATATTCCATGGCTTCGACGACAAGTTGCAAATTTTAGACTTCGATACTtttaagaaatttgaatctCTAGAAAATACAAAGACAGTCAGCGAATTCACATTAGACTCAGAAATCCAGACAATCAAATTAATAAATGATACATTTCTAATCGTTGCCACCAGAACTACATTAAATGCTATTAACTTATTGCAAGGTCGGATCATAAGTAGCTTTGATCTATACCCATTTGTTAACGGTGTTTATAAAAACGGTCACCTAGATAGACTAATCACTTGTGATGAAAAAACGGGCAACATTGCATTAGTAATAAACCAACAATTAACTGATTCCGAAGGTGCGCCAACCACAGATTACAAATCTCgtattattatatttgaTTCTAACCTGTCTACTAAATTGGGTAACTTTACACATCATGAATATGTATCTTGGATCGGTTGGAATTATGATACtgatttcatatttttggACATAGAATCTACATTAGGTGTTGTCGGAACCACTGTGAATACTCAGCTATCAGATGAAGTCAATAATGAAGGTATATTGGATGGTCTGGTAAACACCACTACCGTGACATCAACATCCAACAATGATGTTTTTGCAGAGCAATTAAGTCAACTTTCATCCAGATGCAGGAAAAGCGACACCAATGATAAAAATGCCAATGGTAAcgacgaagatgaagaagacatCACTTTGGATTTCATAAACGgcgaaaagaaagataagCTGATTAATATGAATAGTTTTACAAGCATGTTTGACAATATTCAAAACGTGCAAATGGatacattttttgatcGTGTAATGAAAGTAATCACATAG